A single genomic interval of Nostoc commune NIES-4072 harbors:
- a CDS encoding PstS family phosphate ABC transporter substrate-binding protein — MDNTNQRKALINGEIGLFLRGLIIGKVLTLMVIGGLLWWLLKPNLLSRNSVSSSNQNVNSLSSNASTFQTVTDVPNASFNYGGSTAWASIRQLVDSQIQSDRPELQLRYVNPVSGSPGSSSGIRMLLDGKIDFAQSSRPLTGEEQAMAKERGFTLEQRQVGMDGVAVVVNPSLNVPGLTVEQLQQIYLGKITNWNQVGGPNLAITPLSQRPEDADTVIFPSNSNLKGQAFGSNVQYVYSTTEAVRQLSKTPGSVYYASARSVLPQCSVKALPLGSTSGQLIPPYREPLVSPDQCLRQRNQLNTQAIKDGSYPLIANLFVIIKQNKGREQQIGDAYTKLLLTDEGQRAIEQAGFVAVR, encoded by the coding sequence ATGGACAATACAAATCAAAGAAAAGCTTTAATTAACGGTGAAATTGGCCTCTTTCTTAGAGGTTTGATTATTGGGAAAGTGCTGACACTTATGGTTATTGGCGGACTGCTTTGGTGGTTACTCAAGCCGAATTTATTGTCCCGCAACAGCGTTAGTTCCTCTAATCAAAATGTAAACAGCCTCTCTAGTAATGCATCAACTTTTCAGACAGTTACTGATGTCCCCAATGCCTCATTTAACTACGGAGGCAGTACAGCTTGGGCATCTATCCGGCAATTGGTAGATTCTCAGATCCAGAGCGATCGCCCCGAATTACAATTACGCTATGTAAACCCTGTTAGTGGTAGCCCTGGTTCTAGCTCTGGCATTCGGATGTTGCTTGATGGGAAAATAGACTTTGCTCAATCTTCCCGTCCTTTGACAGGTGAAGAACAAGCGATGGCAAAAGAGCGAGGTTTCACCCTTGAGCAACGTCAGGTGGGTATGGATGGAGTAGCAGTGGTAGTTAACCCATCACTAAATGTGCCTGGTTTAACTGTTGAGCAGTTACAGCAGATTTATTTGGGGAAAATTACTAACTGGAATCAAGTAGGTGGGCCAAACCTAGCCATCACACCTTTGTCTCAAAGACCAGAGGACGCAGATACAGTAATATTCCCTAGCAACAGCAACTTGAAAGGGCAAGCATTTGGCTCTAATGTGCAGTATGTCTACTCTACTACAGAGGCAGTGCGCCAACTCAGTAAAACTCCTGGTAGTGTCTATTACGCTTCTGCCCGTTCAGTATTACCTCAATGTAGTGTAAAGGCTTTGCCATTGGGTAGTACTTCTGGTCAGCTAATTCCTCCCTACCGCGAACCTCTGGTGTCACCTGACCAATGTCTACGTCAGCGCAACCAGCTAAATACTCAGGCTATTAAAGATGGTAGCTATCCCTTAATTGCTAACTTGTTTGTGATTATTAAGCAGAATAAAGGTCGGGAACAGCAGATTGGAGATGCATACACCAAGCTTTTATTAACTGATGAGGGACAAAGAGCAATTGAGCAAGCTGGTTTCGTCGCAGTTCGCTAG
- a CDS encoding tetratricopeptide repeat protein, protein MLNEELFDEGENQDAYDDLIVSIEAQKRGLNLLIAVCDDASFRDEIIAQYEAELQPAFRSYRVTLARQEPSLKAALNQLLQQQEYLRQQNPAVITVTGAEQLYFLRLGKEQSEQEKFFGYLQWTREGLREFQFAIVLWVTNQILVNLIKKAPDFWSWRNGVFRFESKKTNAIPGKELEHIRFVFRDTELASTDTNEDNSFFLPIQDLQGLIEKVEQEQGTKDRSLATLYSSLGDIYRSRLERGESQNYQEEQELAIKYWRKAIELQNESGLQIDLATSLDNLAKTYRATGNYSEAEPLYQQALELRKRLLGDNHPSFATSLNNLAGLYKSTGQYAKAEILYQQALELRKHLLGENHADVAASLNNLALLYDEQGRYEEAEPLYLQSLELEKRLVGENNLSLALILNNLALLYYHQGRYTEAEPLSLQAIELDKRFLGEENPDVATDLHNLGLIYRAQGRYDQAESLFLESLELKERLLQKAHPLLADTIYALGYMYREQGRYNEAEPLCIKALELDKHLLGENHPNVAESLNNLAEIYRETGRYSEAEPLYLQALDICEQVWGVDHIRSVAVRENLEKLAAAIQNNGECDRTA, encoded by the coding sequence ATGTTAAATGAAGAATTGTTTGATGAAGGAGAAAATCAAGATGCGTATGATGATTTAATTGTTTCTATTGAAGCTCAAAAGCGGGGATTAAATTTACTGATTGCAGTTTGCGATGATGCTAGCTTTCGTGATGAGATTATTGCCCAGTATGAAGCTGAATTACAACCCGCTTTCCGTTCATATCGAGTGACTTTAGCACGTCAGGAACCGAGCCTAAAAGCTGCTCTTAATCAACTGCTACAACAACAAGAATATCTCCGTCAGCAGAACCCGGCGGTGATTACTGTGACAGGTGCTGAACAACTTTATTTTCTCCGATTGGGAAAAGAGCAATCGGAACAGGAGAAATTTTTTGGTTACTTACAGTGGACAAGGGAAGGATTGCGCGAGTTTCAGTTTGCGATCGTGCTTTGGGTAACTAATCAAATATTAGTCAACCTGATTAAAAAAGCGCCTGATTTTTGGAGTTGGCGTAATGGTGTATTTCGGTTTGAATCTAAAAAGACGAATGCTATTCCTGGTAAAGAATTAGAACATATACGCTTTGTTTTTAGAGACACGGAATTAGCCAGCACAGATACTAATGAAGATAACTCCTTTTTCTTGCCCATTCAAGATTTACAAGGGTTAATTGAGAAAGTAGAACAGGAGCAGGGAACTAAAGACCGCAGTTTAGCTACTTTATACTCAAGCTTAGGTGATATTTACCGCAGCAGATTAGAGCGGGGTGAGTCTCAGAATTATCAAGAAGAACAAGAACTAGCAATAAAGTATTGGCGTAAGGCGATTGAGCTACAAAATGAATCAGGTTTGCAGATAGATTTAGCTACTAGCCTCGACAATTTAGCAAAAACATATCGTGCAACAGGAAACTACAGCGAAGCCGAACCATTATATCAACAAGCTTTAGAATTGAGGAAACGCCTGCTAGGAGACAACCATCCTTCTTTTGCTACTAGTCTGAATAATTTAGCAGGACTGTACAAATCTACTGGACAATATGCTAAAGCCGAAATTTTATATCAACAAGCTTTGGAACTGAGGAAACACCTGTTAGGAGAAAACCATGCTGATGTCGCCGCCAGTCTCAACAATTTGGCATTACTATATGATGAACAAGGACGTTATGAAGAAGCCGAACCTCTGTATCTGCAATCATTAGAACTCGAAAAACGTTTGGTTGGCGAAAATAATCTTTCTTTGGCTCTTATACTAAATAATTTAGCGCTACTTTATTATCATCAAGGACGTTACACTGAAGCTGAACCGTTGTCGCTACAAGCAATAGAACTAGATAAGCGATTTTTGGGAGAAGAAAATCCTGATGTTGCAACAGATTTGCACAATTTAGGATTGATATACCGCGCTCAAGGACGCTACGATCAAGCGGAATCTTTGTTTTTGGAATCGTTGGAACTCAAGGAACGTCTATTGCAAAAGGCGCATCCGCTTTTAGCAGATACTATTTATGCTCTTGGTTATATGTACAGAGAACAAGGGCGTTACAATGAAGCGGAACCCTTATGTATAAAAGCCTTAGAACTTGATAAGCATCTATTGGGGGAAAATCATCCCAATGTTGCTGAAAGTCTGAATAATCTGGCAGAAATTTATCGTGAAACTGGACGTTACAGCGAAGCAGAACCGCTTTATTTGCAAGCTTTAGATATTTGTGAACAAGTCTGGGGTGTAGATCATATTCGTAGTGTGGCTGTTCGAGAAAATCTCGAAAAACTCGCCGCAGCAATACAGAATAATGGAGAGTGCGATCGCACTGCATAG
- a CDS encoding XisI protein, with product MDKIECYRQFIKQILSEHQQIASKTDTVKSQLILDNENDHYQLAYVGWQGDKRVFGPVMHFDIQNGKIWIQYNGTEESVAERLVELGVPPSDIVIGFHSPFKRQFTSYAVE from the coding sequence ATGGATAAAATAGAATGCTATCGACAATTTATTAAACAAATTTTAAGTGAACATCAACAAATCGCGTCTAAGACCGATACTGTCAAATCACAATTAATTTTAGACAATGAAAACGACCATTATCAACTAGCTTACGTTGGCTGGCAAGGAGATAAGCGGGTGTTTGGCCCAGTCATGCATTTTGATATTCAAAATGGAAAAATATGGATTCAGTATAACGGTACAGAAGAGTCTGTTGCTGAACGATTGGTTGAGTTAGGTGTACCTCCTTCTGATATTGTCATTGGGTTTCATTCTCCTTTTAAGCGCCAATTTACTTCTTATGCTGTCGAGTGA
- a CDS encoding serine/threonine-protein kinase — translation MSQNPLVRKKLRSRFETVKLLGSGGGNTYLLLGSRRKRHQYSLARKTLRNRFEIVKHLGSGGSGDTYLAVDLDLPGRPNCVVKHFHPKDTNPAVLPIAKSLFDREAEVLYQLGNDHDQIPRLFAHFNEDGDFYLVQEFIDGHALTQEIVPGQRLSENVVLNLLKDILEVLSFVHQNNIIHRDIKPQNLMRRHSDQKIVLIDFGSIKKIGALGAGLTISVGTPGYMPSEQAKGKPKLCSDIYAVGMIGIQALTGLIPEQLQEDPNTGQLLWRDQAQVSDALANILDTMVCDRYNQRYQSATEALQALNSDLALSESLQSTAINQDTDDSHFLTYKNFLLLLGIGLGAITSLIVIVLIYTFINTGTSPPNQPTQLNNFREKLLEPRLTNIKINRQGAK, via the coding sequence ATGAGCCAGAACCCTCTAGTTAGAAAAAAACTCCGAAGTCGCTTTGAGACAGTCAAACTGCTGGGAAGCGGAGGTGGTAATACTTACTTGTTATTAGGTAGTAGGCGTAAAAGACATCAATACTCTCTGGCCAGAAAAACACTTCGGAATCGCTTTGAGATTGTCAAACACTTAGGAAGCGGGGGTTCTGGTGATACCTACTTAGCTGTAGACCTAGATTTACCAGGACGACCCAATTGTGTTGTCAAACATTTCCACCCAAAAGATACCAATCCTGCTGTTCTACCCATCGCTAAAAGCCTATTTGATCGGGAAGCGGAAGTTTTATACCAATTAGGCAATGACCACGACCAAATTCCTAGACTATTTGCCCATTTTAATGAAGATGGGGATTTCTATTTAGTTCAAGAATTTATTGACGGTCATGCATTGACTCAAGAAATTGTACCAGGTCAGCGTCTTAGCGAGAATGTAGTCTTAAATTTATTAAAAGACATCCTAGAAGTTTTGTCCTTCGTCCACCAAAATAACATTATTCACCGGGATATTAAGCCCCAAAATTTAATGCGGCGGCACTCCGATCAGAAAATTGTGCTAATTGACTTTGGAAGTATTAAAAAAATTGGTGCTTTAGGAGCAGGCTTAACAATTTCTGTTGGGACTCCTGGCTATATGCCAAGCGAACAGGCTAAGGGAAAGCCAAAACTTTGCAGCGATATCTATGCAGTAGGGATGATTGGTATTCAAGCTTTGACAGGTTTAATACCTGAGCAACTACAAGAAGATCCCAATACTGGACAACTTCTCTGGCGCGATCAGGCACAGGTAAGTGACGCTCTGGCAAATATTTTAGATACAATGGTTTGCGATCGCTATAACCAGCGTTACCAATCCGCCACAGAAGCTTTGCAAGCGCTTAATTCTGATCTGGCGTTGTCAGAGTCCTTACAATCTACTGCCATAAACCAAGACACTGATGATAGCCATTTTCTAACTTATAAAAATTTTCTTTTGCTTTTGGGAATAGGGCTTGGTGCTATCACTAGTTTGATAGTAATAGTTTTAATTTATACATTTATTAATACAGGTACATCACCTCCAAACCAACCTACTCAATTAAATAATTTTAGAGAAAAATTGCTTGAGCCACGGTTAACTAATATTAAAATTAATCGTCAAGGAGCTAAATAA